Proteins found in one Blastocatellia bacterium genomic segment:
- a CDS encoding DUF1573 domain-containing protein, whose product MNWAVVRSLPVSIAVLLLATSIIAQDRSEHAQQDQKPTPQAVFVETIHDAGAVEAGTDLTHAFKIKNVGKADLLIQDVKPSCGCILTEYTKLIPPGQEGRVVLTTKTPILRSTVQATAWVYTNDPAHPSVLLGMKAITRPLIDVLPSPSLSLQVNTGQAAVGTLTLVNRDTSPLSIEALELNNNDYSAQLKTLEKGQRYEITVRLGPRDSEGTVAALLTIVTNKPKLSQIPIAITTTITAPPKSSNQGGGAAPTA is encoded by the coding sequence ATGAATTGGGCTGTCGTTCGTTCTCTTCCTGTCAGCATCGCTGTTTTGTTATTGGCGACTTCCATCATCGCCCAGGATCGCTCCGAGCATGCTCAACAAGATCAAAAGCCCACGCCTCAAGCTGTCTTTGTGGAGACGATCCATGATGCCGGCGCTGTCGAAGCCGGAACTGACTTGACACATGCGTTCAAGATCAAAAACGTAGGAAAGGCCGACCTGCTCATTCAAGATGTCAAACCTTCCTGCGGTTGCATTCTCACGGAGTATACAAAGCTCATTCCGCCCGGTCAGGAAGGTCGCGTTGTGCTGACAACGAAGACGCCCATACTTCGTTCGACCGTCCAAGCGACAGCATGGGTTTACACTAACGATCCGGCTCATCCTTCAGTCCTCCTGGGCATGAAAGCCATCACGCGCCCACTCATTGATGTGCTGCCTTCGCCGTCGCTCTCGTTGCAGGTCAACACAGGACAAGCGGCTGTGGGAACGTTGACGTTGGTCAATCGCGACACATCGCCACTCTCCATCGAGGCGCTGGAATTGAACAACAACGACTATTCAGCCCAACTGAAAACGTTGGAGAAAGGTCAACGCTACGAGATCACGGTCAGGCTTGGCCCGCGCGATAGCGAAGGCACGGTCGCTGCTCTGCTCACCATTGTGACCAATAAGCCAAAGCTCAGCCAAATTCCTATTGCCATCACCACCACCATCACTGCCCCGCCCAAATCAAGCAACCAAGGTGGTGGCGCGGCCCCGACAGCTTGA
- a CDS encoding AMP-binding protein, translating to MGANYPFYQVEPITDLKDLLEKSCQRYAKKTALLWKEKGKWQPISYRDLYQAVEHLATALTHRGMQSEDRIAILGENRPEWAMTYLAVACSGATCLPIDKELRSQEIFHILHFCDAKMIVASEKYVEELLAMQPRLPALQQIICMDDRNGHKNLVTVSQLQEEGRRAVKKGDKTFRQKTILPYTVAAILFSSGTMGNPKGVMLTHRNIATNVMQTTKSVYVDDKDLFLSVLPVHHAYECTAGFLVALYRGATIAYAENLRRVAENMAEVKATVMLGVPLLYETFYKRIRAAIREKGESKFQKAKKIADLSEKLLGLNIRRRLFSQVHQKLGGRLRLLISGGAALDPEVARGFRELGINFIQGYGLTEASPLVAVNRDKAFKDDAVGFIMDQMEAKIVDGVLWVKGDNIMQGYYRNPEATAEVLQDGWLNTGDLASFDDEGYLYIHGRQKALIVTPNGKNISPEEVERELMKSPYILEVLVWGGPDPAQSEVQAIVVPNLEQLDVDFGGQGAPLTRQQIEEIIRKEINEHCKNLAPYKRVSKFTLRDEEFAKTTTRKIKRYLYTETTKHVSAQGEA from the coding sequence ATGGGAGCAAATTACCCCTTTTATCAGGTCGAACCGATCACCGACCTGAAGGACCTGTTGGAAAAAAGCTGTCAGCGCTACGCTAAGAAAACCGCTCTGCTGTGGAAGGAAAAAGGCAAGTGGCAACCGATCAGCTATCGGGACCTGTATCAAGCTGTCGAACATTTGGCCACAGCGTTGACGCACCGGGGCATGCAATCGGAAGATCGGATCGCCATCCTGGGAGAAAACAGACCCGAATGGGCTATGACCTATCTGGCCGTGGCTTGCTCGGGCGCAACCTGTCTGCCGATTGATAAGGAGCTGCGCAGTCAGGAGATTTTTCACATCCTCCATTTTTGCGACGCCAAAATGATTGTCGCCTCGGAAAAGTACGTGGAAGAGCTGCTCGCTATGCAACCGAGACTGCCAGCGTTGCAGCAGATCATCTGTATGGATGATCGTAACGGCCACAAAAATCTTGTCACCGTCTCTCAACTACAAGAGGAGGGACGACGGGCCGTCAAAAAGGGCGACAAAACATTTCGTCAGAAAACCATCCTGCCTTACACCGTCGCGGCCATTTTGTTTAGTTCGGGCACGATGGGCAATCCCAAAGGCGTCATGCTGACGCACCGCAACATCGCCACCAATGTGATGCAAACTACTAAGTCGGTTTACGTGGACGATAAGGACCTGTTTCTGTCTGTGCTGCCGGTGCATCACGCCTACGAATGCACAGCCGGATTCCTCGTGGCGTTGTATCGTGGTGCAACCATCGCCTATGCTGAGAACTTGCGCCGTGTGGCAGAGAATATGGCCGAAGTCAAAGCGACCGTGATGCTCGGCGTGCCATTGCTATACGAAACCTTCTACAAGCGAATTCGGGCGGCCATCCGAGAAAAGGGCGAATCCAAATTCCAAAAGGCGAAAAAAATTGCCGACCTTTCCGAAAAGCTGCTCGGATTGAATATACGGCGACGACTCTTTTCTCAGGTTCATCAGAAACTCGGCGGACGATTGCGGCTCTTGATCTCAGGCGGCGCGGCGCTCGACCCGGAAGTCGCCCGCGGCTTTCGCGAACTCGGCATCAATTTCATTCAAGGGTATGGGCTGACAGAAGCCTCGCCACTAGTTGCCGTCAACCGCGATAAAGCTTTCAAGGATGATGCCGTCGGTTTCATCATGGATCAAATGGAAGCCAAAATCGTGGACGGCGTGCTGTGGGTCAAAGGCGACAACATCATGCAAGGCTATTATCGAAATCCCGAAGCAACGGCCGAAGTCTTGCAGGATGGCTGGCTCAACACTGGCGACCTGGCCTCATTCGATGACGAAGGATACCTCTACATTCACGGACGGCAAAAAGCGTTGATCGTCACGCCGAACGGCAAGAACATTTCACCCGAAGAAGTCGAGCGTGAATTGATGAAGAGTCCCTATATTCTGGAAGTGCTCGTCTGGGGCGGCCCTGATCCCGCCCAATCGGAAGTGCAAGCGATCGTCGTTCCCAACCTCGAACAACTCGACGTAGACTTCGGCGGCCAAGGCGCTCCGCTGACGCGTCAACAAATCGAAGAGATCATCCGCAAGGAGATTAATGAACATTGCAAAAACCTAGCCCCCTACAAGCGCGTCAGTAAATTCACGCTGCGCGATGAAGAATTTGCCAAAACCACAACGCGGAAGATCAAGCGGTATCTCTACACTGAAACAACCAAGCATGTGTCCGCTCAAGGCGAGGCATGA
- a CDS encoding dihydrofolate reductase, protein MNIFIIAAMATNRVIGLNNALPWRLPADLKRFKHLTMGHYLLMGRKTFASINRPLPGRTLIVLTRQRDFVAPDILVAHSLEQALSLVKGETLFIAGGEEVYRQTLPLAHRLYLTLIHSEFTGDAYFPHYAETEWVLTDHEHHQPDEKNPYAYSFLTYIRPCG, encoded by the coding sequence ATGAATATCTTCATCATTGCGGCTATGGCAACCAACCGAGTGATCGGCCTCAATAATGCCCTTCCCTGGAGATTGCCAGCCGATTTGAAACGATTCAAGCATCTGACGATGGGCCATTATCTGCTCATGGGGCGAAAAACCTTTGCCTCAATAAATCGTCCGCTGCCGGGACGAACCCTCATCGTCCTGACCCGTCAACGTGATTTCGTCGCACCTGACATCCTGGTGGCTCACTCACTGGAGCAAGCTCTCTCGCTGGTCAAAGGCGAAACCCTCTTCATCGCCGGCGGAGAAGAAGTCTATCGCCAGACATTGCCTCTGGCTCACCGCCTCTATCTGACGCTGATTCACAGCGAGTTCACTGGCGACGCTTATTTCCCTCACTACGCTGAGACAGAGTGGGTTCTCACCGATCACGAGCACCACCAACCTGATGAAAAAAACCCGTATGCCTACAGTTTCCTGACCTACATTCGCCCCTGCGGGTAA
- a CDS encoding tetratricopeptide repeat protein, translating into MKRERVFLVVFMLTLVMTTSGCTGRLMAGMRKLFVRPVQTVVAKTQQLFDRSQPQPSASAEQANSDIKPVIAIEDSAGQPAEPADQPSPEATPAAGETATAAPAADASAPVAASTPAITLDGVITPEMAARYREELIARPYDALVRYNMGRLYLQQGLLNEAAYEFDMATSLDQHFTYAFILLGRTLRLRGQYDLAMAKFMTAAKLQPDMPLIYVEAGICWDQRGYHERAREQYARALALTPHDSRLHNNIGYSYFLEGEYAAAIKAYRRALQMNPGDRHAHNNIAMAYSMQQKWDKALYHFTQALGEAAAQNNIGHLLLRAGRVDEALAHLELAVRLKPDSLRALGNLESALRMKGRIDEAARIHTQIVELERAQARTALSSDGSSAAAKESPQR; encoded by the coding sequence ATGAAGAGAGAACGAGTGTTCTTGGTGGTGTTCATGCTGACTTTGGTCATGACGACGAGCGGTTGTACCGGTCGGCTCATGGCAGGCATGAGGAAACTATTTGTCAGGCCGGTGCAAACTGTTGTGGCCAAAACCCAGCAATTGTTTGACCGTTCGCAACCTCAACCGTCCGCTTCTGCGGAGCAGGCCAACAGCGACATCAAGCCGGTCATAGCGATTGAAGATAGCGCCGGCCAACCCGCTGAGCCTGCCGATCAACCTTCGCCGGAAGCGACGCCTGCTGCCGGTGAAACGGCCACGGCAGCTCCGGCAGCAGACGCATCCGCGCCGGTTGCGGCTTCAACGCCAGCGATCACGTTAGATGGCGTGATTACGCCGGAGATGGCTGCCCGCTATCGTGAAGAGCTTATTGCCAGGCCTTATGACGCGCTGGTTCGCTACAACATGGGGCGACTCTATCTGCAACAAGGGTTGCTCAATGAAGCGGCATACGAATTTGATATGGCCACCTCGCTGGATCAGCATTTCACCTATGCGTTCATTTTGTTGGGTCGGACGCTGCGCCTGCGAGGACAGTATGATCTGGCGATGGCCAAGTTCATGACGGCGGCCAAGCTGCAACCAGACATGCCTCTGATCTACGTTGAGGCCGGCATCTGCTGGGATCAGCGAGGCTATCATGAACGGGCCCGCGAGCAGTATGCCCGGGCGCTTGCGTTGACGCCTCATGATAGCCGGCTTCACAACAACATCGGCTATTCGTACTTCCTCGAAGGTGAGTACGCCGCAGCCATCAAGGCCTATCGTCGCGCGTTGCAGATGAATCCGGGCGACCGCCACGCCCACAACAACATCGCCATGGCGTATTCCATGCAGCAGAAATGGGACAAGGCGCTTTATCACTTCACCCAAGCGTTGGGCGAGGCAGCAGCACAAAACAATATCGGTCACCTGCTGCTGCGGGCCGGCCGGGTGGACGAGGCGCTGGCACATCTGGAGCTGGCTGTTCGGCTCAAACCTGATTCGTTGCGGGCGTTGGGCAATCTGGAATCGGCGCTGCGCATGAAAGGGCGCATTGACGAGGCCGCCCGGATTCATACGCAGATCGTTGAACTGGAGCGAGCGCAGGCGCGCACTGCTTTGTCATCAGATGGTTCATCGGCTGCGGCGAAGGAATCGCCTCAACGTTAA
- a CDS encoding alkaline phosphatase D family protein — translation MKNRLLIISLLLLCLVVLGMPSALTQTGMAAQAGLPNLVAAGDVTQTSAVLWARSQTVGVVTFEYALDANFTTILGQAQALVTDPLQPVKVSITGLRPNTVYHYRATDAMGASSRGRFRTPAALGSRLGLRFGVSGDWRGDLAPYPSVRNAPELDLAFFVALGDTIYSDYPSPDVPLAQTRTLEEFRRKHNEVYSTRTGLNTLGDLRASTAILAMIDDHEVTNDFAGGAPPSSDPRFSDMVQFINDTELYENGLQAFQEYNPINDEFYGDTGEPRTANERKLYRSITYGSDAAVFLLDARSFRDEPLEPVRDITNQDEVRQFLIAAFNPNRTMLSRVQLEELKADLLRAHLNGITWKFIIVPEPIQNFGPLAAEDRFEGYAAERNELLAFIHTNNIKNVVFIAADIHGTVVNNLTYQTHVGGPQIPTSAWEITTGAVAFDAPFGPTVVALAAQAGLLTEAQVNAYRALPRRLRDAFLKELMDTVIEGYGYDKTGLEGSGIDARLITGGYVAVHTYGWTEFRIDATSQQLRVITYGIDPYTPAQAAGAANRRPSVVSEFVVNPRN, via the coding sequence ATGAAGAATCGTTTGCTGATAATCAGTTTACTTCTGCTTTGTTTAGTGGTGCTCGGCATGCCGAGCGCATTGACTCAAACCGGGATGGCGGCGCAAGCTGGCTTGCCGAACCTGGTGGCTGCCGGTGATGTGACCCAAACATCAGCGGTGTTGTGGGCACGAAGTCAAACGGTCGGCGTGGTCACGTTCGAGTACGCGCTGGATGCCAACTTCACCACGATTCTCGGTCAAGCGCAGGCGTTGGTGACGGACCCGTTACAACCAGTCAAAGTCAGCATCACTGGGCTAAGGCCGAACACGGTCTACCACTACCGCGCGACTGACGCGATGGGAGCCAGCAGCCGTGGTCGGTTCCGGACGCCAGCAGCCCTAGGAAGTCGCCTTGGCTTGCGATTCGGCGTTTCTGGCGATTGGCGCGGTGATCTGGCTCCCTACCCGTCTGTGCGCAACGCGCCGGAATTGGACCTGGCGTTCTTCGTTGCGCTGGGCGATACCATCTATTCTGACTATCCGTCGCCTGATGTTCCACTGGCGCAGACGCGCACGCTTGAAGAATTTCGCCGCAAGCACAACGAAGTGTATTCAACCCGAACCGGCCTCAATACGCTCGGAGACTTACGCGCGTCAACTGCCATCCTGGCGATGATTGACGATCATGAAGTGACTAACGATTTCGCCGGTGGAGCGCCACCATCGAGCGATCCACGATTCTCTGATATGGTGCAGTTTATTAACGACACCGAGCTTTACGAAAATGGACTGCAAGCCTTCCAGGAGTATAATCCGATCAACGACGAGTTCTATGGCGACACCGGCGAGCCACGCACGGCAAACGAGCGAAAGCTCTATCGCTCGATCACCTATGGCAGCGACGCTGCCGTGTTTTTGCTGGACGCCCGCTCGTTCCGTGATGAACCGCTTGAGCCGGTTCGCGACATCACCAACCAAGATGAGGTGCGGCAGTTCCTGATCGCCGCGTTCAATCCGAATCGCACCATGCTCAGTCGCGTGCAACTGGAGGAGCTGAAAGCAGACCTGCTTCGAGCGCATCTGAACGGCATCACATGGAAGTTTATTATTGTGCCTGAACCGATTCAGAATTTCGGTCCACTGGCTGCTGAAGACCGATTTGAAGGCTATGCGGCTGAGCGCAATGAGTTGTTGGCGTTCATCCACACGAACAATATCAAAAACGTGGTCTTCATCGCGGCTGATATTCACGGCACTGTGGTGAACAACCTGACCTACCAGACTCACGTTGGCGGCCCGCAAATTCCTACCAGCGCCTGGGAGATCACCACCGGCGCGGTGGCTTTCGACGCTCCCTTCGGCCCAACAGTGGTGGCACTGGCGGCGCAGGCCGGCTTGCTGACAGAGGCTCAGGTCAATGCCTATCGGGCGCTGCCGCGACGTTTGCGTGACGCATTCCTGAAAGAACTCATGGACACCGTCATTGAAGGATACGGCTACGACAAGACCGGATTGGAAGGATCGGGTATTGATGCCCGGCTTATCACAGGCGGTTACGTCGCCGTGCACACGTACGGCTGGACAGAATTCAGGATTGACGCCACGTCGCAACAACTGCGCGTCATCACATACGGGATTGATCCTTACACGCCAGCGCAAGCGGCTGGCGCAGCCAATCGGCGCCCATCGGTGGTCAGCGAATTTGTTGTCAATCCGAGAAACTGA
- a CDS encoding thymidylate synthase has protein sequence MKVYLQLLQDILDHGVQKQDRTGTGTLSLFGYQMRFRLDAGFPLLTTKKLHLRSIIYELLWFLRGETNIRYLNEHGVTIWDEWADEHGELGPIYGAQWRSWPTPEGNRIDQISQVIEQIRANPDSRRLLVSAWNVAELDKMALPPCHVLFQFYVANGRLSCQLYQRSADAFLGLPFNIASYALLTMMVAQVCQLKPGEFIHTLGDVHLYLNHVEQARLQLTREPRPLPQMTLNPRVTSIFDFTYEDFTLSGYDPHPPIKAPVAV, from the coding sequence ATGAAAGTCTACTTGCAACTGCTCCAGGATATTCTTGATCACGGCGTGCAAAAACAAGACCGCACTGGCACAGGAACGCTGTCGTTGTTCGGCTACCAGATGCGTTTTCGCCTGGACGCGGGCTTTCCGCTGCTGACCACCAAGAAACTGCACCTGCGTTCGATTATCTACGAACTGCTCTGGTTTCTACGGGGCGAGACCAACATCCGGTACCTGAATGAGCACGGGGTTACGATCTGGGACGAGTGGGCTGATGAGCATGGCGAGCTGGGCCCGATCTACGGAGCGCAATGGCGCTCGTGGCCAACGCCGGAAGGAAACCGCATTGATCAAATCTCGCAGGTGATTGAGCAAATTCGCGCCAATCCTGACTCCCGCCGGTTGCTCGTCAGCGCGTGGAATGTGGCTGAGCTGGATAAGATGGCATTGCCGCCATGTCACGTGCTATTTCAATTCTATGTCGCCAACGGGCGATTGTCCTGTCAGCTTTATCAGCGCAGCGCTGACGCATTCCTTGGCCTGCCGTTCAACATTGCGTCGTATGCTCTGCTGACGATGATGGTGGCGCAGGTCTGTCAGTTGAAACCGGGTGAATTCATTCACACCTTGGGAGACGTTCACTTGTACTTGAATCATGTTGAGCAAGCCCGCTTGCAATTGACACGCGAACCGAGACCGCTTCCTCAAATGACGCTGAATCCACGCGTGACCTCCATCTTCGATTTCACCTACGAGGATTTCACGTTGAGCGGTTACGACCCACATCCACCCATCAAAGCGCCGGTGGCTGTATGA
- a CDS encoding aminomethyltransferase family protein: MKTLLYSLYQARRATFTEYQGWQLPDRFVGVGEEYGVVRSAVGIIDISHRTLITLTGPDRAEFLHRILSQRIKGVPGGCGCHAALLTPQGKMIAVMRVLIGEDTILLESEPAARASLLEKLALYRLSQRVEIEDVTEQFVKLSLQGPHAVRLLQALLQQEVAISEQLQHQQVHVNNIPLRAINVQETGESGFELMAPVAMGASLWSHLLHVGAPYGLQPVGFAAFNVLRVEAGTPWYGVDMDDSHFPQEAQVDYVLDWTKGCYVGQEPMARIRFRGHVNRKLVGLRFDKTACPEQGNQIVSDGRAIGYITSAVHSFYLDAPIALGYVRREYSQPDTELVVQTRGGEVPAVVSTLPFYPGVDLVA, translated from the coding sequence ATGAAGACATTGCTCTACAGTCTCTATCAGGCGCGGCGGGCCACGTTCACCGAATACCAAGGTTGGCAATTGCCGGATCGGTTTGTCGGTGTCGGCGAGGAGTATGGAGTCGTCCGAAGCGCCGTTGGTATCATTGACATCAGTCATCGCACGTTGATCACACTGACTGGACCTGACCGGGCTGAGTTTCTGCATCGGATTTTGTCGCAGCGTATCAAGGGCGTGCCCGGAGGCTGTGGATGCCATGCGGCATTGCTGACGCCGCAAGGGAAGATGATCGCCGTAATGAGAGTGTTGATCGGGGAAGATACGATTTTGCTCGAGAGTGAGCCGGCTGCTCGCGCCTCTTTGTTAGAGAAACTCGCTCTGTACCGGCTCAGTCAACGGGTGGAGATCGAAGATGTCACCGAACAGTTCGTCAAGCTGTCATTGCAAGGCCCTCACGCCGTCCGGCTGCTGCAAGCTCTCCTGCAGCAGGAGGTGGCCATCAGCGAGCAATTGCAGCACCAGCAGGTTCATGTCAACAACATCCCACTGCGTGCCATCAACGTTCAAGAGACCGGAGAGAGCGGATTTGAACTGATGGCGCCGGTTGCGATGGGAGCGTCGCTCTGGTCACATCTGTTGCACGTCGGCGCGCCATACGGCTTGCAGCCCGTTGGCTTTGCCGCGTTCAATGTGTTGCGCGTTGAAGCCGGCACGCCTTGGTATGGGGTAGACATGGATGACAGCCATTTTCCGCAGGAAGCGCAAGTTGACTACGTTCTGGACTGGACAAAGGGCTGCTACGTCGGCCAGGAGCCGATGGCGCGCATCCGATTTCGTGGCCACGTCAATAGGAAATTGGTTGGCTTGCGATTTGACAAAACAGCCTGCCCGGAGCAGGGCAATCAAATTGTCAGCGATGGCCGGGCGATTGGCTACATCACATCGGCGGTTCATTCGTTTTATCTGGACGCACCCATTGCCCTCGGTTATGTGCGACGAGAATACAGCCAGCCGGACACCGAGCTTGTCGTGCAAACCCGCGGTGGGGAAGTGCCGGCGGTGGTTTCGACGTTGCCGTTTTATCCGGGCGTTGATTTGGTGGCGTAG
- a CDS encoding diacylglycerol kinase family lipid kinase, translating to MNYLAIANPTAGRGRCGRLIPEIRRCLEATGHAIEFVISRSQQHLRELAHMAVQQRYDGVISCGGDGTAHYILQELLGSDLTLGLVSVGTGNDWASSLGLPTDYRKACALIKQGKTRRIDVARAGPHAYVSVAGTGFDAEVNRLANQNSAWLRGRAVYLNALFRALSQFVPQPVEVIYDGHRFVGPVMLVAVGNGASYGGGVRIVPQAVMDDGWLDLCIVKQTTRLELLKNLPRIYHGGHVAHPAVEIHRARRITIHSTRAMDLFGDGEYLQQIPVTIEVVPRVLRIIAP from the coding sequence GTGAACTATCTTGCCATTGCCAATCCAACAGCAGGCCGGGGCCGATGTGGTCGGCTCATTCCGGAGATACGTCGCTGCTTGGAGGCGACCGGGCATGCCATTGAGTTTGTCATAAGCCGCAGTCAGCAACATCTGAGAGAACTGGCTCACATGGCTGTGCAGCAGCGATATGATGGTGTCATCTCGTGCGGCGGAGATGGCACAGCGCACTACATTCTTCAAGAGCTGCTCGGCTCAGACCTCACACTGGGCCTCGTTTCAGTTGGCACCGGCAATGATTGGGCCTCTAGCCTTGGTTTGCCCACCGACTATCGAAAAGCTTGCGCCCTGATCAAGCAGGGCAAGACTCGACGCATTGACGTTGCGCGAGCAGGCCCTCATGCCTATGTCTCTGTGGCCGGGACTGGCTTTGATGCTGAAGTCAACCGATTGGCCAATCAAAATTCGGCTTGGTTGCGGGGCCGGGCAGTCTATCTGAATGCTCTCTTTCGCGCGCTCTCTCAGTTTGTGCCTCAACCTGTGGAAGTCATCTACGATGGCCATCGTTTCGTTGGTCCGGTTATGCTCGTGGCTGTGGGCAACGGCGCCAGTTATGGCGGCGGCGTGCGTATCGTGCCGCAGGCTGTGATGGATGATGGGTGGTTGGACCTCTGCATTGTGAAGCAGACAACCCGGTTAGAATTGCTGAAAAACCTGCCGCGAATTTATCATGGTGGACACGTAGCTCATCCGGCAGTAGAAATTCATCGCGCGCGGCGCATCACCATTCACTCAACTCGTGCAATGGACTTATTTGGCGATGGGGAATACCTGCAACAAATACCGGTGACTATTGAAGTCGTGCCTCGCGTTCTCCGAATCATTGCTCCCTGA
- a CDS encoding homoserine dehydrogenase, giving the protein MSEREIRVAIAGFGTVGQAVIRLLREEASRYREEIGVPLRLAVVLDRSIRRKDTRLLDSSVVMTDSLDQFFQTPADIVVELIGGHEPADSIITAGLQQGKAVVTANKLLLAQHARRYFQLARDHNAYLGFEAAVAGGIPILRVLRRALFADRIVRLRGILNGTCNFILSEMSQSGRDFQDVLKEAQARGYAEADPWLDISGRDTTDKLSILSLLAFGKTSQPEKIPTLGIQAISFVDFLYANKLDYTIKLLGVAQRNGDEITLRVSPFLTHRRLPLAAIGGALNAVEVTGNKLGSAMFTGRGAGGDPTAVSVVADILNAALWKQEAAPFYLQPVFHRDSAESPDTADPATTESTEVYPFFLRFFVKDRTGIIAEVASILARHQININSLWQEPWPDLSNLPFVITIEPTLFSTMQRALAELSQLEFNRVPPLALPMLNE; this is encoded by the coding sequence ATGTCTGAACGAGAAATCCGGGTGGCGATAGCTGGTTTCGGGACCGTCGGTCAAGCTGTGATCCGGCTTCTACGGGAAGAGGCTTCACGCTATCGCGAAGAGATAGGGGTTCCGCTGCGGCTGGCAGTCGTGTTGGACCGCTCAATTCGGCGCAAGGATACGCGCTTGCTTGACTCGAGCGTCGTCATGACCGATTCGCTCGACCAGTTTTTTCAAACGCCTGCCGACATCGTGGTTGAATTGATTGGCGGTCACGAGCCGGCTGATTCCATCATCACCGCAGGTCTGCAACAAGGCAAAGCTGTCGTCACGGCAAACAAACTGTTGCTTGCTCAACATGCCCGTCGGTATTTTCAACTGGCCCGTGATCATAATGCCTACCTGGGCTTTGAAGCTGCTGTAGCTGGTGGCATTCCGATACTGCGGGTGTTGCGACGGGCCTTGTTTGCAGATCGAATCGTGCGGTTGCGCGGCATTCTCAACGGCACGTGCAATTTCATTCTCTCCGAAATGAGCCAATCAGGCCGCGATTTTCAGGACGTTCTGAAAGAGGCGCAGGCGCGCGGTTATGCCGAAGCTGACCCGTGGCTCGATATTTCCGGTCGCGACACGACCGATAAACTCTCTATTCTGAGCCTGCTGGCTTTCGGCAAAACAAGCCAGCCTGAGAAAATTCCTACACTGGGCATTCAGGCCATCTCGTTCGTTGATTTTCTTTACGCCAACAAACTCGATTACACGATCAAGCTGTTGGGTGTAGCCCAGCGCAACGGCGATGAGATCACGCTGCGCGTCAGTCCATTTTTGACGCACCGGCGGTTGCCGCTGGCAGCGATCGGGGGCGCGCTCAACGCAGTTGAAGTGACGGGCAACAAGCTCGGTTCTGCGATGTTCACTGGCCGTGGCGCCGGCGGCGACCCGACAGCAGTATCTGTGGTAGCTGACATTCTGAACGCGGCGCTCTGGAAACAAGAAGCCGCGCCGTTTTACCTACAACCTGTCTTTCATCGTGATTCAGCCGAATCGCCTGATACAGCCGATCCCGCTACTACCGAATCAACTGAGGTGTATCCTTTCTTCCTCCGCTTTTTCGTCAAAGACCGAACCGGCATCATTGCCGAAGTGGCCAGCATTCTGGCTCGCCACCAGATAAACATCAATTCGCTTTGGCAGGAACCTTGGCCAGACCTGAGCAACCTGCCATTTGTGATTACGATTGAGCCAACGTTATTCTCGACTATGCAACGGGCGCTGGCAGAGCTGAGTCAGCTCGAATTCAACAGAGTTCCGCCGCTAGCATTACCGATGCTCAATGAATAG